In the genome of Streptomyces sp. NBC_00433, the window TCCAAGGCGACGGGGCTGCCCGCGGTGCCGTCCACGGTGAAGGTCACCGTCCCGGTCGGGGCGGTCCCGGCCCCGGGGGCCACGGCCGCGACCGTCGCGGTGATGCTGCCGGACTGGCCGGTCACGGACGGGTCCGCCGTGGAGGCCAGGGTCACCGAGGCTGCGGCCGGAAGCGGGACGCCGGACGCGAGGGTGAGCCGGCCCACCGCCTGGTAGGCCTGGTCGGTGAACCAGATGTTGCCGTCGGGGCCCGCGGCCACGCCGAAGGGGGAGGCGTACTGCTTGGGCACCGTGAACGCGGCCACGTCGCCGCCCGGTGTGATCCGCAGCAGCGCCGCGGGGTAGTTGCTGTCGTTGAGATGGTTCACGGTGAGGTAGAGGTTGCCGTCAGGGCCGGCGGCGATGTCCTGCGGGTGGATGTTGTTGCCCGGGAGCAGGACGTACGACACGCCCCCGCCCGGGGTCACCCGGGCCAGTGCGGAGCTGCCGTAGATGCTGAAGTTCAGCGGCACCCAGAGGCTGCCGTCGGAGCCGGCCGCGATACCGCCGCCCAGTCCCCCGTCGCCGTAGGGCAACTGGTACTGCGTCACCTCGCCGGACGGGGTGACCTTGTCCACGATCGTGGAGAGCTCGTAGTCGGTGGCCTCGGTCAGCCAGATGTTGCCGTCCGGACCCGCGGTGATGTCGAACTGGGCGGGCCAGCCGGTGCTGGGGATGGGGAACTGGGTCACCTCCCCGGAGGTCGTCATGCGGCCGAGGAAGCCGCTGCTGCCGTCGGCGAGATTGCCGAAGAACCAGACGTTGCCGTCCGCGCCGGCCGCCAGCCCGGACAGCCCGCCGGCGTAGTCCTGGCTCGGCAGCGGGTGCGAGGTCGCGACGCCGTCCGGCGTCATGCTGACGATCTGCGCCGTCCCCGAACTGCTGGTGTCGAACCACAGGTTGCCGTCCGGGCCCACGATGACGTCCTGCGGGTACCCCGGAGCGTGGAAGTGCCCGACGACGACCCCGGCCGGCGTCATCTCGTTGAGGTAGCCCCCCACCCCGTACCAGAGGTTGCCGCCGGGCCCGGCGACGATCCCCGCGGGAGCGACGCCCTGGGCCGCGAACTCGGTGACGGTCCCCGGTTCGTCGGCCGCCGAGGCGGCGGGCCCGTTCGCCAGGCCCACCAGGAGCGCGGCGGTCAGGACCGCTAACGCGCGGACCCGTCTGATGTTCGACAACATGGCTTCCCCCCACAGGTGATGACCGTCATCGACGGCCAATCCGATGATCCGACAATCCTCCGTGATGGGTAGCTTTACATGGATGAACGGACGTTCGTCGCATAATCTCCGCATTCACAGCCCGCGCGGGCCCGCGGATCCGCGACACCCCTGGTCAAGCCCCCGGCCCACGCCCCGCACAAGCTGACGCAACGGCCGTGCCCCGAGGCCGACGCAGAATCCGCCGCGGCCTGGGCTGGAGGCAGTGGGTCGGAATCGGTTGTCCGGCGCGGCCCAGGGTGTCATTCTGCGGCCATGCCCGAAATCGCCCCGCCCGCGCACGCCAGTGTCCTGCAGGAGGTGCGGGAAGTCCGTCGGGCCGGGATCGTACAGCTGCGTCGGTTGAAACTGCCCGCGCTCGAGGCCGCCGCCACGATGCGACTGGGACAGGTGACTCCGGAGGCGCGAGCGGTCGCGGTGGAGCAACTGTTGCACCTCGCGGTGGGGCACATGGGCAGCGGCACGCTGCAGGACGCCGCCGCGTACAGCCTGGGGCTGGTGGACGGCACCCGGGACTGGGCGGCCGCGGACCGGCGGCGAAAGGCTGCGGGGGTCTACGGGATCAGCGTCGAGCGATTCCGCAAGCACCAGGAACTGATAGTGCTCGAACAGGTGGCGGACCAGGTGCTCCGGATGACGGGCGCATCGCTCGCCGGGCTTCCCGCCGAGGTCGCCACCCTGACGACCGCGCATCGCACCCTCACCGTTTCGGCCGGCGGCCACACCTCGCGGTTGACCCTGCACGTCCATCCCGTGGATCTTTTGCGGGACGTGG includes:
- a CDS encoding Ig-like domain repeat protein translates to MLSNIRRVRALAVLTAALLVGLANGPAASAADEPGTVTEFAAQGVAPAGIVAGPGGNLWYGVGGYLNEMTPAGVVVGHFHAPGYPQDVIVGPDGNLWFDTSSSGTAQIVSMTPDGVATSHPLPSQDYAGGLSGLAAGADGNVWFFGNLADGSSGFLGRMTTSGEVTQFPIPSTGWPAQFDITAGPDGNIWLTEATDYELSTIVDKVTPSGEVTQYQLPYGDGGLGGGIAAGSDGSLWVPLNFSIYGSSALARVTPGGGVSYVLLPGNNIHPQDIAAGPDGNLYLTVNHLNDSNYPAALLRITPGGDVAAFTVPKQYASPFGVAAGPDGNIWFTDQAYQAVGRLTLASGVPLPAAASVTLASTADPSVTGQSGSITATVAAVAPGAGTAPTGTVTFTVDGTAGSPVALDAGTAALDLSTLAAGAHTVTAAYSGDSAYAPATSAAFTQHVGPAATATSLGADRDTAGAGEAVTFTASVAALAPGAGTPAGSVVFTVDGAARPPVALASGSATLSLATLGTGTHSVSAAYAGSADYLASGSPAATVTVEPATTTTVTSSLEPSTYGQAVTFTAVVTPSAAPPAHSSKPAGTVVFTVDGAAQPPVELKSSGKATLRLKDLTAGPHTVTAAYSGSAAYAPSTSALLPVTVRPSATTTELTSSADPAKPARPVTFTAKVDAIAPGSGDPTGTVLFTVDGVPQLPAPLSTSGKATLKVPPPAPGPHTVTAAYSGDLNFSPSTSAL